One genomic segment of Primulina tabacum isolate GXHZ01 chromosome 9, ASM2559414v2, whole genome shotgun sequence includes these proteins:
- the LOC142555199 gene encoding calcium-dependent protein kinase 17-like — protein MGSCCSRSATVDAPSDEVGKVETSDAGPSTHNPSTTPPKTPPPASPNRSPKRSKPTPIGPVLGRPMEDVRATYTIGKELGRGQFGVTHLCTNKHTGEQLACKTIAKRKLANKEDIEDVRREVQIMHHLTGQPNIVELKGAYEDKHSVHLVMELCAGGELFDRIIAKGHYTERAAASLLRTIVQIVHTCHSMGVIHRDLKPENFLLLNKDENAPLKATDFGLSVFYKEGEQFKDIVGSAYYIAPEVLKRKYGPEADIWSVGVMLYILLCGVPPFWAESENGIFNAILRGHVDFTSDPWPTISNGAKDLVRKMLNSDPKQRLTAFQVLNHPWIKEDGEAPDTPLDNAVLNRLKQFRAMNKFKKIALRVIAGCLSEEEIMGLKQMFKSMDTDNSGTITLEELKQGLSKQGTKLSEYEVKQLMEAADADGNGMIDYEEFITATMHMNRMDREEHLYTAFQYFDKDNSGYITIEELEQALREYGMNDEKDIKEIISEVDADNDGNINYEEFVAMMKKGNPEAAANPKKRRDGVFGL, from the exons ATGGGAAGCTGCTGCTCCCGGAGCGCCACCGTGGATGCTCCATCGGATGAGGTGGGGAAGGTTGAGACCTCAGACGCAGGGCCATCCACCCATAATCCTTCCACCACTCCTCCAAAAACGCCTCCACCAGCGTCCCCAAACCGCTCCCCCAAGCGCTCCAAGCCAACCCCAATAGGCCCTGTTCTTGGTCGGCCCATGGAAGACGTACGTGCCACCTACACCATAGGCAAAGAGCTTGGCCGTGGGCAATTCGGGGTAACCCATCTCTGTACAAATAAACATACCGGTGAACAGTTGGCCTGCAAGACAATAGCAAAGAGAAAGCTGGCGAATAAGGAAGACATCGAGGATGTGAGAAGGGAGGTACAAATCATGCACCATTTGACAGGACAACCCAACATTGTAGAGCTTAAGGGTGCATATGAGGATAAACATTCGGTGCATTTGGTGATGGAATTGTGTGCTGGAGGAGAGCTTTTCGATCGGATCATTGCTAAGGGGCATTACACTGAACGTGCTGCCGCGTCGTTGCTCAGAACCATCGTGCAGATTGTGCACACCTGCCATTCCATGGGGGTTATTCATAGGGATCTCAAGCCTGAGAATTTCTTGCTCTTGAATAAGGATGAGAATGCACCGCTCAAGGCCACAGATTTTGGGCTTTCTGTATTCTACAAAGAGG GAGAACAATTTAAAGACATTGTGGGCAGTGCATATTACATTGCTCCAGAAGTGTTGAAGAGGAAATATGGGCCAGAGGCTGATATTTGGAGTGTTGGAGTCATGTTGTACATACTTCTATGTGGAGTTCCTCCTTTCTGGGCAG AATCTGAAAATGGAATTTTCAATGCCATTCTTCGAGGACATGTTGATTTTACAAGCGATCCTTGGCCAACCATTTCAAATGGTGCAAAGGATCTTGTAAGGAAGATGTTGAATTCGGACCCGAAGCAAAGGCTGACAGCATTCCAAGTTCTAA ATCATCCATGGATCAAAGAAGATGGAGAGGCACCTGATACGCCACTTGATAATGCTGTTTTGAATAGGTTGAAACAATTCAGAGCCATGAATAAGTTCAAGAAAATCGCACTTCGG GTTATTGCTGGCTGTTTATCAGAGGAAGAAATCATGGGATTGAAACAAATGTTCAAGAGCATGGACACAGACAATAGTGGTACAATAACTCTGGAAGAGCTAAAGCAAGGATTGTCGAAGCAAGGCACTAAACTATCTGAATATGAAGTCAAACAGTTGATGGAGGCT GCCGATGCCGATGGCAATGGGATGATTGACTATGAAGAATTCATCACAGCAACAATGCATATGAATAGAATGGACAGAGAAGAACATCTTTACacagcatttcagtattttgaTAAAGATAATAGCGG GTACATTACGATTGAAGAACTAGAGCAAGCTCTAAGAGAATATGGAATGAATGATGAAAAGGATATAAAGGAAATCATTTCTGAAGTTGATGCTGATAAT GATGGAAATATTAACTATGAAGAGTTTGTGGCAATGATGAAGAAAGGTAATCCAGAAGCAGCAGCAAACCCCAAGAAGAGAAGAGACGGTGTCTTCGGATTATAG
- the LOC142555200 gene encoding rhodanese-like/PpiC domain-containing protein 12, chloroplastic → MLRASSCHLSPSIFTTPSPIFALLPALNYHQIFHISQGQASQSILHRRITHVLPVYRRNYCFFSSKLSGVSGMIGQCSIPKAAASFGTESNSKEARELLVQHLLVKEDDQDLLLELQKRAAEGEDLSDLAVEYSICPSKEEGGMLGWVRRGQMVPEFDEVAFAAPLNKVVRCKTKFGWHLLQVLSEREESVFEDIQPVEFHEKMQNPAFLKDAQLIDVREPEEVAQASLAGFQVLPLRQFGSWGPEILTMLDPQIDTYVLCHHGMRSLQVAKWLQTQGFRRVFNVSGGIHEYAVKADPSVPTY, encoded by the exons ATGTTAAGAGCTTCATCTTGCCATCTCTCGCCAAGTATTTTCACAACCCCGTCACCTATCTTTGCTCTGCTGCCCGCTCTCAACTATCACCAAATCTTCCATATCTCCCAAGGGCAGGCATCGCAGTCTATTTTACATCGAAGAATCACTCACGTTCTGCCCGTTTATCGCCGTAATTATTGCTTTTTTAGCTCCAAATTGAGTGGGGTATCCGGAATGATCGGTCAATGTAGCATTCCTAAGGCTGCAG ctTCATTCGGCACTGAAAGTAACTCCAAAGAAGCCAGAGAATTATTGGTACAGCACTTGCTTGTCAAAGAAGATGATCAGGACCTCTTGCTTGAACTACAGAAAAGAGCTGCTGAAG GGGAGGATTTAAGTGACTTGGCTGTGGAATACTCTATCTGCCCATCTAAAGAAGAAGGTGGGATGCTTGGTTGGGTGAGAAGAGGGCAGATG GTGCCAGAATTTGATGAAGTCGCATTTGCTGCTCCATTAAATAAAGTTGTAAGGTGCAAGACTAAATTTGGATGGCATTTGTTGCAAGTTCTCTCAGAGAG GGAGGAATCAGTATTTGAAGACATCCAACCTGTTGAGTTTCATGAGAAAATGCAAAATCCAGCGTTTCTTAAAGATGCCCAATTGATTGATGTTCGAGAACCTGAAGAAGT GGCCCAAGCTTCACTGGCAGGTTTCCAGGTTCTTCCACTTCGGCAGTTTGGAAGCTGGGGACCTGAAATTTTGACAATGTTAGATCCTCAGATTGATACATACGTCCTG TGCCATCATGGTATGCGGTCATTGCAAGTCGCCAAATGGTTGCAGACACAG GGATTCAGGAGAGTATTCAATGTCTCCGGAGGAATTCATGAATATGCTGTGAAAGCAGATCCATCGGTTCCAACCTACTAA